The Styela clava chromosome 11, kaStyClav1.hap1.2, whole genome shotgun sequence genome includes the window aaTGTCAACACAGTCTGGTTAAACGGTTTAACAGCAATGCTAATGCGCCCATATTGCTATTTGAAGTCAATATAACCCAATTTTACAACCTAGGATTTGAACgtctatttcaaaattttagccACAGTTACTGGACaggaaacaacaacaacaaaaagttCAACATCTGGGAAGCAATATTCTGATTCAACCTCAACATTTGAAAACATCCAATGTCCCAGTGAATGCAGCAGTACCCAAACATCGATGATCATTGCTATTCCAGTATCAGGAATTGTGGGTTTGATCATTGGATTTTTGTTGATGTTCATTATACTAAGGTAAGCATAGATGTCATATTCAAGATGAATATTATTGGAAATATTGGAAGCTTCAAAGCAATTTAATAACACAGAGTTCTTATTAGGGTCAGAAATATTCTTTATCTTCCAAATGTGCTGCATCCGAACTTTTTGGGCTCCAGGTTCCAACTCTGAGTTTTACTTTACATGAAAAAAACCTATTattgataataatttaaaataaaatctgcgATAAGCTAGTTTCAGAAAAATTTGATGTTATCTACAGCTGGATAAAAATACTAATGTTACGTTAGGTTAGAAAGTCAATTCATCAGCCTCTAACTCTATCAAATCCATAATTTTATCTCCAAtctatttttcatcaaacacCAGGTATtgcaataacaacaacaagaaaccAAAAAACAAAGATTTAATGGAAATGAGAAGCATTCAACATCAGCAGCCAACTGTCCATGAACGAACAACATATGAAAACTACACACCAACATCAGATGAAAGTGGATATGAAGTTCCGAATCAAGTTGATAATAAGAAACAAAGTGGATATGAAGTTCCGAATCAGGTTGATGACAAGAATGAACAACAATATGAGGTTGTGAGAAGCGGAACAGAATATCAATATGACAATTGAAAGCTCTTTTACACAGTCCCAAAGTTGCGTCACAGAAATTTTGTAAcataaattttggaaaatatttgaactaAAATTTGATCATCTCTACTGAACAATTTAGAAGTTGTTTGCATCTGTAATATATTCATCAACAACATTTTACATATAttatatcaatttaatattatccaCAATTATTACTTTCAATGAAGTTTTACTTGTGTCATATTTGGGCGAAATTCTAGCCTAAGCAGACACTCAGCATATCCTACCAAAATAGATACCCACAGAGTAAGTGTGCATGAGTAGATAACCAATGCACCAATCATGATCTTTGCATTTGTGTCTAGATCAGTGTTTTCAAACTTATATGTACAATGTACTGTCGCCCTCTTAAAGCACTCTGTATATCATTATCGCCCGCGGCAAATGaagcaaaagaaaaattgaaaacacatGAATTACAAACCcaattaaaaaaatagaatatggTATTTGTGAGACAGTCAATGTCCAGAGATAAATTGGTCAGGTACAATCTTAGATCACTCATTTGTCTATGTCAAAGCTAAAAACCCTCATGGTTCTACTTCTTCATACATGAGTAGGTACCGTAACTTGCTAGATGACTTGcaccaaaataaattaaattcctttttgcaaaaattattttggtttgcgataattttgactttttcgAGAAAgcattccccccccccccccccccccctacaATGTGACTCATTCACTCCCAGAAGGACGCTACTGGCCTCCTATTATAACAAAGTTTAGTTTACACAACTGGTGACTGACAAATAACAGTATCATTACAGGCTTCTTAATTgcaatgaatttgaaatgatTCTATAATAGGTATTCTTGCCTGTTTTCTGATTTCGTTTTTGTTTctcttttaatttttcaacttGCATTTCTGAGAATTATGTTGTTTCAAAGATTCtgtgaaatgaatgaaataaattatacaaatgtcaaataaatatttacagttTCTATTCATAAAAGTCTTCTTCTGGTTTGTAAATTAGATTTATTCAATGTAAGAAGCAGGTCATATTATAAACACCTTGCACTCCAATCGAGGCTCCAGATAAACAGTCAATGGAAATTATGAAAACTACAAATTGAATACACAACTTTATACACACAGTTAGCAccattaatttattaaaacacTATGATAATTTGTTAACCCAACTTATGTTACAAACTAAATCTCTCTAGCCAAAACAGCCAGTGAGACAAAATGAGACTGCTGGAATCATAATCAGCATATTCATTGCAGTTCAGCAAACTCTAAGCAATACATAAACAGTTGGGATAAATTTAGAAATGAATGATAAGTAGATCGAAATGAGAGCAAAATGAAAACCGAAATCTATGAAGACAAAACTAATCTAACAGCTGTCCAAcatatattgaatattgtattaaaaattgtattCTTCTATTCTTAAATAATCCAATATAGATTGTGGattgtaattttaaattaaaaatattcaaaatatttaaatattatcataatgTAGACTCAAACTTTATGTAATACTGGGGCAAATATACACATTGTCGATAAGGTACATACCATattaattttctaaattaaacTTCAAAATATCGCCCTTTCGTTTCTTTTGGCTGATCTAACAAACAGGTTTTGAAATAATgcttaacaaaaaatatttttctgttcaagcactttggaatgttcgATCCTTCTCGCCAACTATGTTTCCAAGGTATTGTGTTGCTTAATTTTAAAAAACCAAACTAAACTAAATTGATAATTACAATAAGCACTTGGCTCATTCAGCAAGTAAATGACATACAACTGATATTTGCTTTCACTTACCCCACTCACAACAAACTGAAAGTCAAACAACAGCAAATGGTACTCCAGAAAGTATGTGACCAAGATGACGTATAccagaatgtagtatgtgtaccaggttagggttaggccataattttattctaattttccttattttagttccattgcgaggtacacatactaggtttcggtgtccaccatctttgctcacatacttcgggagtacccagcCATTAGAATGACAAAGAATGTGctgataataataaattaataagcaattttgtttttatgcgATAAAAGTGAGGTCGTTCGATTGCTCATAGTTTCCCGATCACTGCAATACACCACTTGTAAGTTTTAGTGTATTCATATGACGTGATATTCACAATTAAAACAAGTGGCAATGTTGCGGTTGTGTAAGACATGCTGGGCAAGATCCACATTTATTCAGAAATAGAAGGTCAATGATATCAAGTTAATCTCTCGTCAAATTGACCCCAGTAATGTGACTAATAAAGAAATTTCATTGAGATTTTTGTAGGTTTGGTATCTTATCTCGTAGCATAGCCTATGAAATAGTTTCCCCTTTTTTGAATAGTGATCTTGCTAACTCGTATGTCTCGTAGCATAGCCTATTACGGAATAACTTCCCCATTTCTGAATAGTGATCTTGCTTGCTAACTCGTACTGATCAATCAAACCAGTTTCAAATCTAGCTGGTTGCCCCATGATTCAAATGTCAGACTTATCAGTTACAAGGAAATGATCACACACCTACAAGCTGCAAAGATTATACATGAAACAAGTAGATCCTCGCTATGTTGTAATGATATTTTGCCCACACATTCAAaccaaataataaatataagttaGTAACCATTACGTAGCAGCAACCAGATAGAGATGTTTCGCAGTCACTGATTCACATTAACAAGGAGAGATTCTGAATATAAATCAGAAGGTTGTTACATCAAGTGTTGAGGCAGGTCTCGTATTTTGTCAGTTAGATTTTGTCTTTATCTATGTTAGTACTGTTTAATGAATTaagtgattgaaaaaaaaaaaaaaaaaaaagagaagtTTAAAGAAGCTTCTGAAGATAAATTCAACATGTGGAAACATTCAAAACTCTTCAGTTGCAAATGGTTGTTTGTGCAGATAATTGTTGAGATCTTACTTACATTAAGTTTAGTTACACATTCTGCTGTTACACAACCAACTCTGATGGGTATTATTAGTTGGTATTCGaaagttttaaattatttacaattacagtaatttgaaattgtctCATCAAATCATAATAAGTAACTTCTTTAAAATCAAATCGCGGACAATAAATTGAGGTTATTTaacttttgttttcaaaacatatttCACATCCAgattcaatattaaaatattatacaattttaACTACCTCGTCTTTCAAATACACGAATGTTTAAAAAAGGAATAACTAGGTTTTATACAATTATTCATGGATTCAAGAATCTGTAATACAATTGAAAAAggattataaaatatatttgatttataaatGTGTTTTAAAATTCGTAGTActtccaattaaaaaaaataagttatatAGCAAATGAATAACTTGATCCCTTTTCAGCATTTAGTATTGATCTGAATGAAGCAGCACCCTGCACTGATTGCTCTAATATCATACTTGGAACAGAGAGCAAGAATATCACATATGTCCCAAGTAATGAATACAACTGCAACTGTGATTAGACAACACCAACAAGTATGGAGACAGATCATGAAACTGCAGTTGTTCTGTTGTTACAAAATTATTCATTGCCAAAGACAACTGGTACTGGAATTACACGCTGCTCTGGAGAAATCAGATT containing:
- the LOC144429794 gene encoding uncharacterized protein LOC144429794 encodes the protein MKLQLFYCTASHKCEFAIKYCLVFATASTICNINKIREKIPVANHTCDSIIPWNYAGGSPYRIQYIAKNFAGYTKYFTIQYLIVDCRQTTTTPALSTVTGQETTTTKSSTSGKQYSDSTSTFENIQCPSECSSTQTSMIIAIPVSGIVGLIIGFLLMFIILRYCNNNNKKPKNKDLMEMRSIQHQQPTVHERTTYENYTPTSDESGYEVPNQVDNKKQSGYEVPNQVDDKNEQQYEVVRSGTEYQYDN